A window of Phragmites australis chromosome 2, lpPhrAust1.1, whole genome shotgun sequence genomic DNA:
TTAAAACCTAGCTCTACCGGTTATCCTACCATGTACTTAATTGCAGcttctcggcggcggcggccggagccGGTACAGGGACTTCACCTGGAGGGAGTTCAAGAGCAGCGGCTGCAGGACCAGGCTCGCGGAAGACCGGCTGTCCCGCTTTGAGAACTAGCAGCTGGCTGCAATTCTTACTGCCTGGCTAGTAACTTGAGATTAGTGatcgtgctgctgctgctgctcataGTCTTAGTACGTGTGCATACGTGCACGCACGTGTGGTGCATAGTAAGTAGTAGGTGTTTTTCTAGCCGTGGAATACCATGGTTCTCTGTTAATTGCCTCGTTTGTTGCTCACTAAACGGATCAATGCATATGTTCTTCCCGGGGTCAAACGTCAAGCTTGATCATGCAACATTAAACTGTACTTGTGGATGTGGCCCTTCCAACACCAGCAGTTCTTGTAACTCTGACAGGACAGAAAGCCAATGTTTCCAGGGGAAGGCCACTTGTTACCTGCAGCACTTTCCTTCAAAAAGGTGTCCTTTGCGCAAGACAGACACGGTAATATGCAGTACATCTGCCCCAGCACAGTTCCACAGAGTAATGGCGATATGCATCACGACGAGGGTTTTAGATTAGAAGTGAATGGAAGCTAGTGTTTGACCCTAGGAAATGACACTGCCGACGGCCAACCTGGGCATCAGTCAAACCAAGAGGCGGTTTGAGAAGTGTGTTGGGCCACTTTAATCAGATACTTGCTTTACTTGTGTAAATGGAGTAAAAGTTACTAACAATATTTAACAACTGCCCTATCTCTTCTTTTTGGGCAGACCAACTGTACCATCTTCACCTTAAATTTCTCTGCCCTCCTGTCTCATTCACAAAAATTGCTTCACTCTGTCAGTATTTCTAGCATTCTCTTTCAGAGTTTAAACTCCATCTAGAACGTCAGAATTTTATGAGATTCACGTGGTATACTGTTTCCttttaaattattgtaaaattcataCGCTCCAAACAGGGCCTAGCTATTGGTTTCTCTTGACATCGtctaaaatttatttcaatttaaGCACGTTGCATTTGAATGTCCACCAAAACATTAGCCTTGAAATGGCCATTGGATCAGCATGCCCGGAATTCCTGTGTCCAATCccacaatttttttattgtctCTTGAGAGAACATTTACTTCCCTCCATTGGCATCCATGAAAGGAATGCGAGAGAATTCCTTCACCAAGGAACATAAAGGGAATCTATTGGAGGTTGTCTTAGCCAACATGCATGCTGTCCATTTGCTCTTGCTAGACAGCTAGCCTTGGAAAGGGAAGGGGTATCGGAATCAGTGATGTGAGTGTGGCGTGGGTTTGGGAATGAGAATTTGTAAGATCAtcccaaccatattcctttcattttgttTCCTTCCCGATTCTCTTCtccgttctcattctctttattttctttcatcttcaacagcttcactTCGAGAGGAATCacgaaggaaaaagagagaaaatcccgtcctgaagggaatgaccttggaAATTCCGTCGTGAAAGGAAACCGTTGAAGCgctgaaggaaaagaaaatcccTTCATGATGGGATTTTGATCCCCGAAGGGAATCCATTTTAATATAAGTTGTAATGAGTGTTGTAGATACATTTATTTTCCACTAACAAAACATCCCACCCGATTACTACCCCTGGTTTAAAATGGTAGGAGTTGACCTCTCAAATTCTTGTTCTCATCCAGTTGAAATTCTCATTCCCACCAACAAATCAATATATTTTAAAGCTCATCTCTAAACTCCTATTTCTTTCTGTCAATTCCCTCTAACTAGAGATGCAAGTAGCTATGTGTCACTATTTTAGTTTATTTACTTAGCTTATGCacgtaaaattatatttttagttGAATTAATTGAGTTCTGAATTGTACACTTGCCTACAACAAACAACCCTTAGGGCAGCGGGGTGAACCCCCCTCCCCTACAAAGTCAGGGCCCCATGTATGGTTGTATAGCCTTCATTTGGGCTTTGGGCGAGCTGGCAGGACCAATTTAGCCCACGAGCACTAGGTAACTAAGGCCCATCAGCAGCAATGCAAACCAGGCATCAAGTCACGTCCAACAGCCAAATTGGGCCCAGTTTCACAGCGGAAAATCTCCTcatttagaattagaaaaacaTACAGAAAGCAAACAGATGTTAGAGATTGGAACTGATAAGCAAAACTGTATTTTCAAACAAAACCCACAATTGCACGTCAACAATTGCAGCGGGAAAAAAGAACTATCGTGATTCACAAAACACCACCCAGTATCCATCTTCACAAGTTCACTTAGTTACTCAGCCTCAAGTGTCATTTAAGCGTAGCCCTACCAAACAACTACAAAAACTGTCAACCAAATGAAGGGAGCAGCAGTAATATGCTGCAGTAGCGAGGTATCAGCAGAAGTAATATGCTGCAGTAGAGAGGTATCTGCCGATGGATGTAGAGCCCTTTTTTCACCCTTGGCGTCTTGACCTCCCCATCCTACTCCTTGCCACCATTCCCTTCCTGTGGAGGCACAGCCTCCAGTCCTTCCTGCTTGGCAGCAGCCCGCCCATCCTGCCGAGCAGCTTCCGCTTCCTGCTCCTGGGCAGCCTCTACTTCACTGTGGCAGAAGAATAACACGTTAGAAACGAATACTAGGATATATTTCATGGTATTAGCTAATTCATGTTTTTGGTATTATGAAGGAACAGATACTGTTACAAGTGTATAACTTGTGTGCATTTAACAAGTTCCGTTTGTTTTCTGCGACAAATGACTTACCAATTATAAGTTCCTCTGTCTATTATTGACTTGGATGATCTACTGAATACTTACAATCTAAGCTGGCCATGTTTGGGGCCATCAGTTTATATGAGCTTAAAGCTTTTGGGTAGCATATAAACCCAAAGCCAAGGGCACCAAGTCTAGTAACTCTATGTTAAGCACTTTACCGACAAAATCTAAAACAGGAGAAGGTGGTTCAGATACTTACAAATCCATCAGACCTTCCTTAACTGacttcaagtatttcttgcatTGACCAAGTTTCCGAGCCACTCTTTTCGCATCAGCTGGACGTAGGTCAGGATCCCTGATGGTTTCAGCCACTCTGTCCTGAAGAGCAGCGATGTTTCCCTCCAACGCAGACAGCTCAGTTTGGTAATAATCTTTCACAGTAAGCTTTTTCTCCTATAATGGAATTCAACAGATTATATGACAGCATGCGTAAGCCATGAAAATTCTATGCACAATTCTTACCACAATCGGTTCTGGGCCTGCATAATGAATATTCTCTGGAGGATCAACATAACGCTTCCGATCTTTGAAATTGACCTGTGACAAGTACATACTAATCAGCAGAATACCCATACGTCAAAATAGATGTTAGAAATGTTCCATGTATTAAGATATACCTTCTCTGGAGGTGGTGCATTGCGCTCATGCAGCCTAGTGGGCAAAGTTACAGGGTTGACAAGATAATGGGTACCTTTCCGCTGTAAATACAGAAGAGCAAACAATTAATCTACCTTATTCTTCCCAACCAAACGAGAAATCAGCACGTAAACCCAATTAAATCCCACCAAGTACCTAGCAGGATCGCATGATTACATATGAAAAAAATCAGCTCTTCAAGAACCCAACCAAGAACCCAACGTACCAAGCATTTCGAGAGCCCAACGGCTTCAAACACCTAGCAGCACTTCAAGAACCCAAGAAAATGCCCCTCGAAGAAAAAATAACCACAAATAATGCGGCTCTGCTTCTGAACCAATCATAACAGATTATCCCAATCATAGCAAATTATCCCAAACGAACCAAAATCAACTGACCTCAAAGAAACCCTAAACCAAAACATTTTCCCTATGTGAAAAACCCTGGGAAAATGGGAGCAAGGGGATCGGGAGGGAAAGCTACCGGCATGGTGGAACAGGTGGGAGATACGAAGGCAGCGCCTTCTATCGGAGATCACGCGTCCCCTGGCGGTGAGAGATGGCGTGCTCCCTTCAGGCGATCCTGAATAGAGAGCGGGGAAGGGGAGTTGATCGAACGAAAGCGTTCGGCTAGCCGTAGCGGTTTTTATTGGCGCGGAGTCGAGATTGTAGTACCGGGCCGAAAGTAAACTAGGTTGGGCCCAAAGCCCAGCTAATTGGAAGAAGAATTGTGTTCTAAAAAACAAAGAGGAGGAAAGAAGAATGACTTTACCGAGTATGTTGTACATGCTTCGGCAGCGAAATCCTCCGAGGCCGGCACATCGGCGCCAAGGCAGGTTACAAGAGCCACCTCGGAAGGATGCGCTCCGCCGTCAGAGCCACTTCGGTCTGCCCCGTCGCCGAGGCCGGCGCATCGGCGGCGTCGACATCTAGAGCCACCGATACCGGCAGATCGGCGCCGGGGCAGGTCCCCACCTCGCAAGGATGTGCTCCCCGAACCCGAAGCGCCAGGCCCGAAAGGTAACTAACTCCTTCCGCAAGGTCCGGCCCTCCGGCCGCCGGCAGCCCGAAGCGGCACCGCAGGTCGCGAGCTGTTGGTGGGGCGCATATCTCCCCCGGATCTACACGGGTAAGGCGATATGGGGACACGCCGGTGCTCATGACGGCGGAGCGCAGCCGTGGAGGCGTCGGATGTGTGGCGGCGTTAGGTCAGTGAGGATAAAAGAATGGAGAGGGCAGCTACCAGATGTGGCGGACTGTGGGAGAGTGCGAGCAATATATGCGGCTGCTTGGGCTGTTATGTTGGGCCTGAGCGTCTTGGACTACTGGTGGTCCGAATAGACCCGGCTCGTATTTGTGAACAGAAAACGGACGGTCTTCTTTTTTTCGTTTCAGGAAACAGATAAAATCCGCTAAAGAAAGAGGGAAACAAATTAAAAGTTGGCCAGCTCGCGGCGTGTATGGCTGTTTGGTTGAGTTACCGAGCATGCGTGATTGCTTCTTGTATCCTCTACTTTGTCTCTGGCAGAAAAATAACATGTTAGAACAGAACAGTAAACTAAACCGTAGCTCGATTAGTAAAATCAAGTACCCATGGGCCAACGGTATCACTAAGAGACCAGCCAAGAGAATGGTTTACCATGATCGGGCCCTACCAAATCTGTCCTGAGAGCGAGATAATTCAAGCGTATTAGATTTATTTGCTTAATATGGTGCGGTATAATATATAGCTCAAACCACCGTGGATAAACATGGAAAGCTAGCAACAGTTAGACGAGATCGACGCACACGCGTGAGGGGCGGTGGCAAGAGCACCTGGGATGGGAGCTGCCATGCAAGGCAGGTCCGGCACGGCAGGAAGGCGATCCGTAGGAGCCAGTCGAGGAACTCGCTAACACCCCACGCAGTCGGTACGTCGGCACGGCAGACGTTCAGACTGGAGCGAAACTCGGTGAAGACGGATGTCGGCAGCCACTCGGTGAAGATATCGGCGAACTGAGACGTAGTCAGCACATGGAGAACCCGGACATCACCGACGGCAACCCGCTCGCGGACGAAGTGGAGATCAATCTCCACATGCTTGGTACGTTGGTGTCGGACGGGGTTCATCTACAGGTACATGGCGCTGACGTTGTCGCAGTAGACCAGCGTAGCCCGAGGAAGAGGGCTATGGAGCTCCTGAAGAAGCTGACGGAGCCAGGCGGCCTCGGCGACACCATTGGCCGCTGCGCGGTACTCGACCTCCGTGCTGGACTGAGAGACGGTCTGCTGTCGCTTCAAAGACCACGAGACCAGGTTGGCCCCCAAGAAGATAGCGTAGCCTGAAGTGGACTTGTGTGTATTGGGGCAGCCGGCCCAGTCGGCGTATGAGTAGACAACAAGCTCATCAGGTGCAGAGCGATGGAGAAGAAGGTTGTGGTCGACGATCCCGCGAAGGTAGCGCAAAATGCGCTTCACAGCAGCGAGATGATGCCCccgaggatcatgcatttaTAGGCACACTTGCTGAacggtgtaggagatgtccggGCAAGTGAAAGTCAGATACTGCAGAGCGCCGGCCAAGCTGCAATAGTGAGTCAGATCACTGACAGGAGACTCGAAGGTACCAGACATCTTGGGCTGAGTATCAACGTGCGTGGCACAGGGCTTGCAATCAGTCAAGCCTGCACGCTCCAAGATGTCCAATGCATACTGCCGCTGAGAGAGGAACAATCCAGACGTGCACCTGTGGACGGAGATCCCCAAAAAGTGATGTAGAGCTCCCAGATCCTTCATGGCAAACTCGGGCTGAAGAGCCGTGATAGTCTGACGTAGAAgagtcgaggaggaggatgtcAGCACGATGTCGTCGACATAAAGCTGGAGGTACACTGTGTCGGTGCCACGACGGAAAATGAAAAGTGAGGTGTTTGACTTGGCCTCCATGAAACCCAGGCTAAGTAGATAGGTGGAGAAGCAGCTACACCAGGCGTGTGGGGCCTGCTTGAGACCGTAGAGGGACTTGTTGAGACGGTAGACCCAGTCAGGATGCGACGAATCGACAAAACCTGTCAGCTAGGAGCAGTATACCGTCATGGAGAGAGTGCTGTGGAGGAATGCATTCTTGACATCGTTTTTTTGTTTCAGGAAACAAATAAAATCCGCTAAAGAAAGAGGGAAACAAATTAAAAGTTAGCCAGCTCGCGGCGTGCATGGCTGTTTGGTTGAGTTACCGAGCATGCGTAATTGCTTCTTGTATCCTCTACTTTGTCTCTCTGGCAGAAAAATAACATGTTAGAACAGAACAGTAAACTAAACCGCAGCTCGATTAGTAAAATCAAGTATCCATGGACCAACGGTATCACGAAAAGAGACCAGCCAAGAGAATGGTTTATCATGATCGGGCCCTACCAAATCCGTGCAGATCAAGGACATCAAGACCTCCGTGCTTTTTCCGCCGGCATGCACGCTTCTTGTCACGTGCAACGGaacgggacgggacggggcgGCAACAATTGGGCAGACCAGACCGGACGGCCGGGTTACCAGATGCCATGACTTGTCGTCCGTCGACCATCGTGATGCAAATCGGCAGCGCTTCGTCGCCGAGTCCCAACTCCCAACACGGCATGGTGCTCTCCTTTCGTGCTTTCGGCGTGACCTGACCTGACCATCATCCGAATCCGTGAAGATCTGGGCCTGTGGGCTGTGATCTAGGAGTTTCAGGGAGACCGCCGAGAGGTGGCTCGCTCTCATCCGAGTCGGAGAGGGCAGGAGCAGGCGGTCGTGAGTCTTGTCTATATATTCGCACCACCTATGCCACGTTGAGGAGTCGCAGAGAAACCAACCAAACACGTACGCTCTGTCTGGTTTAGGAAACCCTGCTATAAACTAAACCGCACCGCGGACTCGTTACGTTGGCCAAATCAGATCCGAAGCAGACGGAAGGGGAATCCATGGAGAAAGAAGCAAGCGCGAGGAGCCCCGCGGCGAAGATCGCCGCTGGCGATGCGAAGGGCCACGGGGAGACGACCAAGATGGAGGCCAGCCCGAGTGTTAGCAGTAGCAACGCTGCCCCCCGCAGGACGATCACGCTGGAGGAGAAGATGGCAGCCATCACGTTCCTCAAGGCGGCGCACCAAGACGCGATGCGGTACGTTGCCATGACGGAGGATGAGGTGGAAGAGGAGTATCGCCGGGCCGGAAAGCTGCACAGGTACGACCCGGACAACGAGTGGAAGAAGCGCTACGCTAGAGTTGCCAGAGTCTACCCTCCTCCCAAGTTCGTCGCCCCACATCTCGACGAATACATGAAATACCTCGAGGAAGATGAAGCCGACGAGGCTCCTGAATCAGCCGGGGGAACTAATTAATTAGTCGTCTAGGCTTTTGTTTCTTTTAGTTGTGATTAGTTTGAGGGATTACAACAATAAGAAGTTTATTATGAACCACTAGTATCGCATGTACCACCTCTCGCTACCGAAGGATCGAAATAATCCCTCCTATCATGTAGGAGTACTAGGTTTTGTTTTGattagtctctttagtttttttggaACTGTATTTATCTTGGttgattttaatattattaatcTAGTTGCTTGAATCCTCTTCGTCGAACTGCATGACTTTGTTTTTCCATTGAAGTTTCCTAAAAAAGCACGTGACCCTGACTGAAGCCCACCTGCCGTCGCTATGCTGTGCACACTTATTTTTGTGAACATGCTTTAGTTATCTTTGGCGTTGAAGGTTTTTGAGGTTGTAACCTGAGGTCAAGTTGATGGTAGCCATAAAAAAAATCGGTTTATGACCAACTATGTTTATAAAGTTTCTTTTTCTAAATGTTTGACATGTAATGTCGAATCAGATTTCTCTAATAGAATCCGAGTTCTCTCATCTTATCTAAAGGAAAAGCTTAATCTGAATAGACCTCTATATTCTTTAGGTGAGCTAATTCTTTTACAATCGCAACCCTTTTACTAATTGCTTGACCTGAAATGCTTTAATATGATAGatattagttgagaagacatataaTGAATCAATGTTGAGAACTTTGAGAAAGTGGGATTTTTAACCGGAGCTGTAGCAAAGGTTACACTTTGGTGGATataaatgaatatttttttatcatgtttCTTGCATTCTTAACTATTGGTCGAAGATCTAATTATGATATGTataaatgccaaaaaaaaaaatctcaaaggAAGGTGAAGCTTAGAGGTATTGGAAtaatgcatatgaaccaattttTGTCAAAGCAGTTTTGTTTGGTTCTCCTTTTTCCTTCCTTTTATATTCATATTCTACTGATATGCACAAGAAGCGGACCATCCTATTGCCGAATATCTAGAACATATCACAAGTGGCACTGTGACAGAATGTTCTTCAGAGAGATTATCTTGTTTTCAGAGCGCATTTCATTCCTTTAACATGTTAAGTTTTGTATGTGCCACCAAATAGTGGTAGCAATGCTTTCTTCAGTTTCTATAAATAATTGCAAATGCAATTGGTTGTACATGGATTCAGCTAGATGAGTGTTCTGAATATCATTAGAGCACTATATGTAGCACAAATGTCAAGTTATGCTCATTCTTAACTTTGTTTTATTCGTTTGATGTTGCATCAGACCTATAGAGGAAATCAAACTCTGATCGGTACATCTTTCATAGTGAAGTCTCCAATGCTTGATCAAGTACTTAATTGCAATGCTCGATcatattgaagaaatacattTAGTGCACTGAAGTACACCTGAGAGTAAAACTCTGTTTGAATGTACCTTTTGTTTGTCCAATGCAACATGTGTCACCATATATTGCCTTTTGTGATATGAAATCCTTCACCAGTTTTATACGCGAACCTGTTTTAATTATTGTTTGCACTTCTTGCATTTTGTCTCCACGTTTATTGCACATTGTTTCTTTCTTGTAGTTGAGACAAATCTGAATGGTTGCATgttcaacaaattttttgaAAGCTATGCAACACATACTTTTGGTGATATCCCTGTCttagtatgttttttttttgaaaatttcaaGTACTAATCTGCACTTTCCATGTTTATCGTCGCAATGTGGGGTTTGGGGGGCATTGGAGCACGATGTTTTAGAGATTTTGGTGTGTTTTAGGCTCTTTAGCTACAGAGTTGCAGCTTTTGAACAGGATGTGGTGGGAGATTGCTCCAGGCCTTTGTTGTGGCGAGGGTTTAGATGGAAATTTAGTGGGGTTTTTTCGGTGGTTTTGGGTGTGCTTTGCTGCGCGAAGCAGAGGTCGGGAGCAATCCCTCGTGGATATTGATCGCGGTGAAATATGGAATGTTTCGACAATTTTTGGTAAATTGTTTGATTATTTGGAGCTACTAGGGGGTTGTTTTTGTTGGAAAATACTGTATATTTAGGCGCCTCTGAAATAAACCCGCTatggtttttttcttttgacccGCAATCTGATGCCTCGTAGAAGAATcgtagaagaaaaaaaaaacttgaattcTGTGGTATTTTGGTATCTTGAGATGGGGTTTTAGTAAGAATGATCACGAGGTCGCTGTGCTATTCCTTTTTAACCGAGGATTTTAAGGCGGAATAATGCCGATTGATTTGATTGGTTAAGACGTTAAGTACaagagtagttttttttttgccattaaACTTGTATTATCATCTGGATAAGAGAGCATTAGATTTTAGAATTTCGTTTTAGGTGTACTTTTGCTGCATGCACCTCTCAAAGTTGCAGATTTGCATGTGGACCCCTGAATTTTTTGCCATTAAACTTGTATTGCAAGCTGCAGTTTTTGTCACTGCAGTTTATCAGGGATGTGCGGTTCTGAAACTTAATGAGCTGCATAGGAGAGAAGGAAACAAGTTGCAACACAACTAGTTGAAGACTAGTTACTAACGCATCCGGACTATGATTTGTACCCAGATGCACGATGATGATGTAGCCTGGTGCATCTTTACCGTTAGTTTTCTTTTTCACATAGTAGGAATTTGTTCGTATAATGATGCACCAGGCTATATCCATATAATGATGCGTCAGGCTACATCAACTTCTGTTGTGAGCTAAGAAAGAGATACGTGTCACCAATATAGAGTTATTTCTTTGTACTATCTTATGTTCTATATATTGTTTTATTATAGTTATTATTGAATATAAGTTACTATTTTAACATGGTATTGaaactatattttcttttaggATGCTGAAACTCATCCCGATCCAGCCCACCCGATAGTTTCTCTCCCCGCTGGCTTCTCTCTATACTGTCTGCTGGCTTCTTCCCTTACCGGTCGGCTTCCTGCCTGCCCCGCCTGTCGGACCTGCCCTCCCCCTGTTGGATCCACCCACCCCGCCTGACGCTCCCCCTTCGCTGTCGCGGTCGCTGACCGCGCCGCCGTCAATAAGGTTTGCCGTTCTCCGTTGGTTTTTGTGTCGTCGTGCgtagggatgtcaatggggacCCGATCCCCGATTCTCCGCGGGGAATTCCTCTAttaggggacggggatggggagaTTTCGTCCCCCGCGAACTTATATGGAGACGAGGACGGAAAGGCGCTCCCCGTCCCTGCTCCCCGCTATATCCccgatatcacatatatatatatatatatatatatatatatatatatatatatatatatatatatatatatttcttagtATATAAATGTACACACATTACATTAcgtagagtaaataataaattactcttattcttttttatctaacctatgatatttaatcaatcttgtattaattacccttgtatatatcaataaataatttatttatacaacgtatatattattaatatataaaaataatcaaatatcattCAATTTTACATCCCTATTGGGGACCCGATCCCCGCAAATTCCCCACGGAGACGGAAATGGGAGAAATCTTTCCCCCGATAGCTAAATAGGGACGGGGATGGGAAAGCATTCCCCGCGGGGATTGaccccgttgccatccctaatcGT
This region includes:
- the LOC133910287 gene encoding uncharacterized mitochondrial protein AtMg00810-like — encoded protein: MEAKSNTSLFIFRRGTDTVYLQLYVDDIVLTSSSSTLLRQTITALQPEFAMKDLGALHHFLGISVHRCTSGLFLSQRQYALDILERAGLTDCKPCATHVDTQPKMSGTFESPVSDLTHYCSLAGALQYLTFTCPDISYTVQQVCL
- the LOC133893187 gene encoding uncharacterized protein LOC133893187, which codes for MPRKGTHYLVNPVTLPTRLHERNAPPPEKVNFKDRKRYVDPPENIHYAGPEPIVEKKLTVKDYYQTELSALEGNIAALQDRVAETIRDPDLRPADAKRVARKLGQCKKYLKSVKEGLMDFEVEAAQEQEAEAARQDGRAAAKQEGLEAVPPQEGNGGKE